Below is a genomic region from Microbacterium sp. LWO12-1.2.
GACGATGCAGCGAGATCTCGAGATCGCGCTGGGAGGACGATGATGTCGGAGAGCACTGCAACCCTCACCGTCCCGCCGGGTGCACGCGGCGAGACCGGCACCACCGCTCGATCCGGGCGCGCCATCGTGTGGATCTTCCTGGCCCCCACTCTGATCGGCCTGGGGCTGTTCAACCTCGTGCCGATCGTCGGATCGTTCGTCCTCGCGTTCTTCCGCTGGGACATCATCTCCGATCCGGTGTTCGTCGGTGTCGACAACTTCGTCGACCTCGCGATGAACCCGACCGTGCGCGTGTCGTTCCTGAACACCATCGGCTTCGTCATCGTCGCGGTCATCCTGCAACTCACGGTCGCGCTGGTGCTCGCCATCCTCGTGCAATCGAAGATGCCGACGTGGCTGCGCACCTTCTTCCGGTCGTCGCTGTTCTTCCCGCTGATCCTGTCGGCCGCATCGGTCTCGCTGATCATGGCCTACCTGTTCAATCAGGAGTTCGGGCTCGTGAACCAGACGCTCAACCTGATCGGCATCGCCGACGTCGGGTGGCTGACGACCGGGCTCGGGGCGAAGGTCGTGGTGCTGCTGGTCTACGTGTGGCAGAACTTCGGCTTCACGTTCCTGCTCTTCATCGGAGGGCTCGCCGCGATCCCGAGCGAGGTGTACGAGGCATCGTCGCTCGACGGCGCGGCCGGGTGGACGCAGTTCCGCATGATCACGCTGCCCCTGGTGAGTCCGACCCTGCTGGTCGCGTCGGTCATGGCGATCATCAACGCGCTGCAGATCTTCGATCAGCCGTGGGTGCTCACGCGGGGCGGACCCGGTGATGAGACCCGAACCGCAGTGATGGTGATCTACGAGTCCGCCTTCCGGGAGCTCGACTTCGGTGGTGCCTCCGCCATCGGAATCGTGCTGACTCTTCTCATCATGCTCGTCACGGCCATCCAGTTCCGGCTGAGCCGCCGATTCGTCTTCTACGGGTGAGGCCATCATGACTACGACAATCATCACGAAGCGCTCGTGGGCCCAGACCCTCGGCACAGGCGGCAAGTTCGTCATCCTCGGATTGGCGGCCTTCCTCACTCTCGGGCCCGTCGTCTGGACCTTCGTCACGGCGCTCTCGCCCACCGACAGCGTCACTCAAGAAGTCACCGTCGGATTCGGTGCGTTCGCCGACGTCTTCACCAAGATCCCGCTCTGGCTGTACGCCTGGAACAGCGCGCTCGTGGTGATGCTCGTCGCCGCGGGGCAGATGCTCTCTGCAGCGATGGCGGGCTACGTCTTCGCCAAGTTCGAGTTCCGCAGCAAGAAGCTCCTGTTCGCTCTGATCCTCGCGACCATGATGGTCCCGTTGCAGGTCACGATCGTGCCGGTGTTCATGCTGGTGAGGGGCATGGGTCTCGCCGACACCCTTCTGGCGCTCATCGTGCCCGCCTTGCCCACCGCATTCGGCACGTTCCTGATGCGGCAGTACTTCATGGGGATCCCGACGGAACTGGGGGAAGCCGCGCAGCTCGACGGCGCGGGGCCGTGGCGCACGTTCTTCGGCGTGTACCTGCCGCTGGCGACGCCGGCCCTCGCGATCGTCGGCATCCTCGCCTTCAACTATCACTGGAACGAGTTCTTCCGACCGCTGATCATGACCATCAGCGATCAGAACTTCACGTTGCCGCTCGGTCTCGTGACACTGCAGGGGAACCTCGGCACCGGCAGCATCTCGACGGTGCTCGCCGGAGTGATCCTGTCCATGATCCCCGCCCTCCTGGTGTTCTTCTTCGGGCAGAAGCCGCTGCGCGAGGGACTCACGGCGGGCGTCGGCAAGTGATCGACACCCGCACCACAGTAGAAAGACGACTGCTCCGGTGACAACCACTGATCTTCCCCCGGTCCGCATCGCCCATCCGCGCATGCACTTCGCCCCCCGCAACAACTGGATGAACGACCCGAACGGACTCGTGTTCCACGATGGGCTCTACCATCTGTACTTCCAGTGCAACCCGAAGGGGGTCTCACACGCGAACCTCAGCTGGGGCCACGCCACGAGCACCGACCTGACGCGGTGGACGGAGCACGCCCCGGCGATCCTGTGGGACGACGATGCGCAGATCTTCTCAGGCTCCGTGGTCGTGGACCACGGCAACACCTCGGGATTCGGCACGGCTCTGGAGCCGGCGCTGGTCGCGCTCTACACGGCCGCGGCGCCGGGACACCAGGCCCAGGCACTGGCGTACAGCACCGACGGTGGCTACGTCTGGACGAAGTACGAGGGCAACCCCGTACTCGACCGCGGCACGAGCGATTTCCGTGACCCGAAGGTGTTCCGCTATGACGACGGCGCTGACGGGTACTGGGTGATGGTCGCGGTCGAGGCCGAGGATCGTCAGGTGCTGTTCCACCGATCCGACGACCTCAAGACGTGGACGTTCCTGTCGGCGTACGGTCCGGCGGGGCCGGTCGGCGGGGTCTGGGAATGCCCGGACATGTTCCCGCTCGCCGTCGATGGCGACGAGGCCGACGTGCGCTGGGTGCTGCTGATCAGTCTGAACCCGGGCGGCATCGCGGGCGGTTCCGGTACTCACTACGTCGTCGGTGACTTCGACGGCACAGTGTTCCGCCCGACCGCGCCCCACCCGACACCCGGCCGCGAGCTGATGAACGACCGGAGCCAGTCTCGCGAGGAGCTGGAGGCCTTCGGCTGGATCGATTTCGGGCCCGACTGCTACGCCGGCGTCACCTTCGACGGTCTCGCGCGGCACGAGCGAACGCTCATCGCCTGGATGGACAACTGGGACTATGCCGGCCGCATCCCCGCCGATGACGCT
It encodes:
- a CDS encoding carbohydrate ABC transporter permease encodes the protein MSESTATLTVPPGARGETGTTARSGRAIVWIFLAPTLIGLGLFNLVPIVGSFVLAFFRWDIISDPVFVGVDNFVDLAMNPTVRVSFLNTIGFVIVAVILQLTVALVLAILVQSKMPTWLRTFFRSSLFFPLILSAASVSLIMAYLFNQEFGLVNQTLNLIGIADVGWLTTGLGAKVVVLLVYVWQNFGFTFLLFIGGLAAIPSEVYEASSLDGAAGWTQFRMITLPLVSPTLLVASVMAIINALQIFDQPWVLTRGGPGDETRTAVMVIYESAFRELDFGGASAIGIVLTLLIMLVTAIQFRLSRRFVFYG
- a CDS encoding carbohydrate ABC transporter permease, with translation MTTTIITKRSWAQTLGTGGKFVILGLAAFLTLGPVVWTFVTALSPTDSVTQEVTVGFGAFADVFTKIPLWLYAWNSALVVMLVAAGQMLSAAMAGYVFAKFEFRSKKLLFALILATMMVPLQVTIVPVFMLVRGMGLADTLLALIVPALPTAFGTFLMRQYFMGIPTELGEAAQLDGAGPWRTFFGVYLPLATPALAIVGILAFNYHWNEFFRPLIMTISDQNFTLPLGLVTLQGNLGTGSISTVLAGVILSMIPALLVFFFGQKPLREGLTAGVGK
- a CDS encoding glycoside hydrolase family 32 protein; amino-acid sequence: MTTTDLPPVRIAHPRMHFAPRNNWMNDPNGLVFHDGLYHLYFQCNPKGVSHANLSWGHATSTDLTRWTEHAPAILWDDDAQIFSGSVVVDHGNTSGFGTALEPALVALYTAAAPGHQAQALAYSTDGGYVWTKYEGNPVLDRGTSDFRDPKVFRYDDGADGYWVMVAVEAEDRQVLFHRSDDLKTWTFLSAYGPAGPVGGVWECPDMFPLAVDGDEADVRWVLLISLNPGGIAGGSGTHYVVGDFDGTVFRPTAPHPTPGRELMNDRSQSREELEAFGWIDFGPDCYAGVTFDGLARHERTLIAWMDNWDYAGRIPADDADGHRSAMTLPRRLSLTRDQSGVERLRQEPIIEFGAGESIDLGSLAGSVQLAEGVSGAARIRLTAEFGDAQGVELRIDSASDEERVVIRQDRASGRVELERPGSGMPSGFPGSPSMRLDQSGAIEWDLWIDALNERVSSVELFTQNGERVLTALIPSASPRTYSVAAVGGALRGARADVAEWEC